The nucleotide sequence AAGGAGACTCCACCATGGCATTCACTAGCCGACTAGGTTCCGCCAATGCGTTTGACGGCGCTTTGCGCAATCTATCCACCCGGCAAACCAATGTGTCCAACTTGCAAGAAAACCTGACCTCCGGCAAAAAAATAGTGCGCGCCAGCGATGACCCCACCGGCGCAGCACAAGCCGAGCGCGCACAGACCCGCCTGGCACGCATCCAAAGTGACCAACGGGCCTTAGAGTCCCAACGCAACGCCATTGCGGCCGCCGAAAGCACCTTGGGCGACATCACCAGCGCCTTGCAAGGCATCCGTGAGTTGGTGGTCAATGCGGGCAATGGTGCCAACACTGCGGCAGAGCGCAAGACCTTTGCGCTGCAAATCACCGGACTGCGCGACCAAGTGGTGTCACTCGCCAACCGCAAAGACACTAATGGTCTGCCCTTGTTTGGCGCACTGGGCAGCGCGCTCGCCCCCTTTGTGGGGCCGCTACCCACCTCGCCAGACTACACCTACCAAGGCCTGCCCGGACAACTTGCCAGCGGCGAGGTGAGCATCCCTTACACCTTGGACGGCGACACGGCGTTCATGAACCAAGCGCAGCGCGACGGATCGTTCAACCTCAGTGTCAGCACGATTGCCCCACCACGCACCCTGCTGACCGACACGGTGAGCATCACAAACTCCTCGCTGGTCACCGGGTCTAAGTACCAAGTCAACATCACCGCTGTGGTGCCAGGTGCCACACCGGGTACCAGTACCGCGACCTACGACGTGGTCGAACTTGCACCGTTCGCCACGCCCCCCTTCACGCCCATTACCGGCGCGGTGGTACCAGACTACCCCAGCGCTGGTCCTGTGAAGTTCGCCGTTACCAGCATTCCTGGGCTTAGCTTCAGCATCAACGGCAAACCAGCTGTGGGCGACACGGTGACCGTGACACCCAAGGCCAGCCTGTTTAGCGTGCTGGACGATGCTGTGCGCGACATAGGCGGTGCCCCCAACGCCAATGCAGCCAACCAGGCGGTAGCCCAAGCCTTGGCCAATATTGACATCGGCATGGCCAAAGTATCGGCCGTGCGCGGCCAAGCGGGCGATCTGCTCAACCGCGCGGACCGCATCACGGACGACCAAAGCAAGCGCAGCATTCAACTGGAAGGCGATCGATCGCGCGCCGAGGACTTGGACATGATTGACGGCTTGTCCAAATTCCAGAACCAGCAAACCGGCTACCAAGCCGCGCTGCAGTCGTACGCACAGATTCAAAAGCTGTCCCTCTTTAACTTCATCAGCTAGGCCCTATGTCTACCGGCTCCGTATTGGGCAGCGTCACGCTGGCATATGAAGCCATTTGGAACCAATGGCGACAGTGCGCTGGCGTGCGCCTTCTGGTAGAGCCCAACCGCGACATCGCGCTGAGTGGGGCCCACCTGCTTGCAGCACTGTCCGAGCTGTGGCCCGCAAAGCAAGGCGCGCTCTTGGTGCGACCCGCTAACGCCGCGCTGCTGTTCGAGCTACTCAGCCAAGCCCCCGTACCGGGGCTCTGGATTGAAGCCCCCCACCAGTGGCTGCAAGACGCGCGATTTGCGGCCCAAGCCCGCCAAGCGGGGCAACGTGGTGTACCCGTGGTGTGGAGCGGCGAGCCAGGCCAGTCCCCCACGCCCGATGTGCTGCGCAGTCTGCACACCGCTGTGCGCGCCCTGACCCACCAAGAGGCCTTGGTCGCCTTACGCACCTCATTGCACCAGCATCAAAGTACGCGCGTGGGTGCGCAAGCCTCACGTGCCAGCCCCGTGCACCCAGGCGCCCTGTACGAAGGTTTGGCCAGCGCTGCATTGGTAGACCACGCGCTAGACCACCAAGGTGCATTAGGCGTCGTAGGCTGGCCTACCGACGAAGTGCTCCACGGTTACCGTTTCAAGCAAATTCAACCCGCGCATGCGCTGGTCATGGCGATGGTGCAAGCCATTGATGCCGATGCCTCGCTCGACTCGCTGGAGCGCCAACTGGGCCATGAACCGCTGCTGACCTACCGCTACTTACGTTACGCCAACTCGGTGGCGGTGGGCTTGCCACGTGAGATGGACAGTGTGCGCCATGCCCTCATGGCCATGGGCTATGCCCAAACCCGCAACTGGCTTATGGCGCAACTGCCGCACGCCAGCAACGAAGCCAACCTCAATCCCATACGTTCCAGCATGGTCGTACGTGCACGCACCATGGCGCAACTGGCCGATGCAGGCATGGAAGAAGACCTGCGCCGTGAGGTCTTTTTGTGTGGGGTCTTGTCGCAGGTCGACCTGCTGCTGGGTGAGCCGCTGGGACCCGCTATTCAGCGCCTACCGCTAACGGGGCGGATTGTGTCGGCCCTCCTAGGCCAAGCCGGTCCCTATGCGCCGTGGCTCGCCATTGCCAGTGCACAGGAGTCAGGGTCAGCAAAGCTGGTGCGCGAACTCTGTAAAGCGCACGGACTGAGTACCGAGGAAGTCAATCGCGCCTTGCTACGTGCGCTCGCCCAAAAAAGCTAAGCCTACAGTGCAGTGGGTTTGTGTTGGCACACGCGCAGGCCCGCCACTTCAAAGCTAGCGGTAGCGGCAGACAAAGTAATCTTGGCTTTGGTGACCACGCCTTCACTCGACGTAAGCGGTATGCGAATGACGTGCGGCTGCCCATCACCAGCCAGCGCCAGGGTAGGTAACTTGATCTTTTTGCCTGCACTCACTTCAATCGACAGCACTTGGTCCGTGGCCGATGACAACCGCGCATCCAAATAGTCAGCACCTTTGCTTGCGTTCGCCACATCAAACTCCACACTGGCATCCGCAGCTGCGTTGCTCACCTTGATGCCCCCCAGCCCAGATGCTTTGGCGTCTTTCGCACTTGCACTCACGCCCTTGACAGTACCAACCCCAGCTTGGCAGTTGCGTTGCACCCAAGCAGTAGCTCCCAGGGTCCAGTCGGTGGCATTCATTTGGTATCGGGCATCACGGAACTTGAAGTCAGGGGGCGCCACCATATCGCGCTCAGGCACTTCCCATACGATGAGCTTGGGAGGGGTAGCTTGAAAGGCATCGCTCTGCAAATAGCGCAAAAAGCTCACCCACTGGCCAATAGACGCATCAAGACTGTAATTGCCCACATCTCTTTGCAAGTGATAGCGCAGGGAATCTGCAAAGCCTGTCCACTCTTGCGAATAGCTGCTACCCACCAAGACGATTTTGGGGACTTCTTCAGCGCCTGTGAGAGTGGCAGTACCGGCTGCGCGCTGGAACAAAATTGGGATGAAGTTTTCCGACTCATACTTCGCGCCTTCTTCCGCAGACATGAGCTGCGTCAAGTCACGCGCCTTGGAGGGGCGCGCTCTTTTTTGCTCTACCAACTTCATGGTCAGCGGAGGTAGTCCGGCGATGGCTGCTTTCAAATCTGCGCGGTTATCCACTTCTTTCTTGATGGTCTCCGCCGCCAACAAGGCACCCCGTTGGGACCAGTGGCTATCGAGGCGGTAGTACAGGGCTGAATCTGGAGGCTGTGTACTGGCGATAAACACTGAGTTGATATCAGCTGCAGCAACACCCTTGGCAGTCAAGACGTCTAACAGCCGCTTGTAGTTGGACTCAAGGTAAGGCGTGAGCGCCTTGTCATCGGGCAGGTGTTGTTTGAAAATTCGCGCCTTGATCGGTGCCAATGACACCAGCATCGACACCCCATTGTCTCTGAGCTGCGCATTGATTCCCGCAATCAAGGCCGCAGACTCTGCCGTTTTTTCTGTAGAACTGGCGTCAGAAAACTCCACCCCATAAAACAGCCATTGGTTCTTGCCGGGGATTGCGATGTTGCCCAAGGTTTGAGAAAAACCGAGAACGGGAAGAAGTGCCAGCGCAACTGCAGACAGTTTGAGTGCGTTCATAAAGGACCAATCATGGGTTGATGAAAAGACGCGACCAAGAACCAAAGTCATTCTACAAAGCTATCCACCTTATGCAAGCTTCTCAGCAAAGTGCACGTCCGCTATCCCGTTCTTCGCTCGTCGCGCCGGGATGACCGTGGGCTCCGGTGCCCAGTTCAGCACGAATGCAATGTTGCCGCAGTGGCATTGGCCTTTGATGTGCATCGGTACCCCTTCGGTTTGAATTAGCATTGTGACCCCATCGGCATGCGGCGCCGGTTCACCCATCAGCATTGAGGCGGCGACTTATCGTTGAAGTGTCAAGCCAACCACTACCCATGAACATTCGTTTTCCCAAGCCACTGGTCCCTGGCGACTTGATTGCCATCACAGCCCCTTCCTCAGGGGTCAGCCCAGCGCTGCACCCTCGCCTAGACTTGGCAATCGCCCAACTACAGCAGCGGGGCTATCGGGTGGTAGAAGGCGCATGTCTGCGCCAGCAACGCAAGGGCAGCAGCGCAACCCCGCAAGCGCGCGCGGCCGAACTCATGCAGCTTTTGACAGACCCCAACGTGGCCGCGGTCATGCCGCCCTGGGGCGGCGAGCTGGCCATCGAACTGCTAGACCTCATCGACTT is from Rhodoferax aquaticus and encodes:
- the flgL gene encoding flagellar hook-associated protein FlgL, whose product is MAFTSRLGSANAFDGALRNLSTRQTNVSNLQENLTSGKKIVRASDDPTGAAQAERAQTRLARIQSDQRALESQRNAIAAAESTLGDITSALQGIRELVVNAGNGANTAAERKTFALQITGLRDQVVSLANRKDTNGLPLFGALGSALAPFVGPLPTSPDYTYQGLPGQLASGEVSIPYTLDGDTAFMNQAQRDGSFNLSVSTIAPPRTLLTDTVSITNSSLVTGSKYQVNITAVVPGATPGTSTATYDVVELAPFATPPFTPITGAVVPDYPSAGPVKFAVTSIPGLSFSINGKPAVGDTVTVTPKASLFSVLDDAVRDIGGAPNANAANQAVAQALANIDIGMAKVSAVRGQAGDLLNRADRITDDQSKRSIQLEGDRSRAEDLDMIDGLSKFQNQQTGYQAALQSYAQIQKLSLFNFIS
- a CDS encoding HDOD domain-containing protein; protein product: MSTGSVLGSVTLAYEAIWNQWRQCAGVRLLVEPNRDIALSGAHLLAALSELWPAKQGALLVRPANAALLFELLSQAPVPGLWIEAPHQWLQDARFAAQARQAGQRGVPVVWSGEPGQSPTPDVLRSLHTAVRALTHQEALVALRTSLHQHQSTRVGAQASRASPVHPGALYEGLASAALVDHALDHQGALGVVGWPTDEVLHGYRFKQIQPAHALVMAMVQAIDADASLDSLERQLGHEPLLTYRYLRYANSVAVGLPREMDSVRHALMAMGYAQTRNWLMAQLPHASNEANLNPIRSSMVVRARTMAQLADAGMEEDLRREVFLCGVLSQVDLLLGEPLGPAIQRLPLTGRIVSALLGQAGPYAPWLAIASAQESGSAKLVRELCKAHGLSTEEVNRALLRALAQKS
- a CDS encoding alginate O-acetyltransferase AlgX-related protein encodes the protein MNALKLSAVALALLPVLGFSQTLGNIAIPGKNQWLFYGVEFSDASSTEKTAESAALIAGINAQLRDNGVSMLVSLAPIKARIFKQHLPDDKALTPYLESNYKRLLDVLTAKGVAAADINSVFIASTQPPDSALYYRLDSHWSQRGALLAAETIKKEVDNRADLKAAIAGLPPLTMKLVEQKRARPSKARDLTQLMSAEEGAKYESENFIPILFQRAAGTATLTGAEEVPKIVLVGSSYSQEWTGFADSLRYHLQRDVGNYSLDASIGQWVSFLRYLQSDAFQATPPKLIVWEVPERDMVAPPDFKFRDARYQMNATDWTLGATAWVQRNCQAGVGTVKGVSASAKDAKASGLGGIKVSNAAADASVEFDVANASKGADYLDARLSSATDQVLSIEVSAGKKIKLPTLALAGDGQPHVIRIPLTSSEGVVTKAKITLSAATASFEVAGLRVCQHKPTAL